The Plasmodium knowlesi strain H genome assembly, chromosome: 12 sequence ttatCAAGTTAATTGTTCTGTGTGGTTTTTCAATATTCTCATTTATAGTTTAAGCATAAGTTTTAAGATTtcacgtttttttccttgaacATGCATGTACAGTAATTGTGTCTATACATAACTGTTGATAGTTCATTTCTgctatgtttattttttataacgTGTAGTTAAGGTTTTAATTTATTCGTGTAATGCACATAACGCAATTTAAGAGAGTGCAATTTTGATATTTACATTGTTGcctaaaataaaattgtattatatttttacttcatttttctctttttgcaCATCATGTCTTTTAAAATGGAATATTTCTACAAAATTGTCATAGTTTTAGCCTATATTCATACATATTTGATGCAAAACAGATGTGTGAGGAAAGTATTTCTAGCTGAAAATGAACCTGATTCTGGTGTAAAACGAGGGGATGAAAAAGGCTCTTATGATGATGAAATTGTGACACGAGTTATGAATCTTTTATCTGTTCAAACTttggggaaagaagaagaagaacaggaaaaatCCGAAAAAGAGGATTCACTCGAAGGTGTGGAAGAAATGGGCGCAGTTGGTGGGATGGAAGAAATGGGTGCAGTTGGTGGGATGGAAGAAACGGGGGCAGCTGGTTGgatggaagaaatggaagttGGAGAAACATCctcaagaaaaagaagactAATTCCAAGACTAGGATATTTTCAAttagaaaatattaaaaaatccAAGGGGAGCTctgaagaagaagcagagtTGGAAGAAATACAAGAAGAGGCAGCAACGTCAAGTGCATTATCATCAAAAGATGCACCAGAAGAGAAGCCTGAAGAAGCGAAAGACTACGAGATAAATGAGTTTAAAGGTGTACTAAGGGAGTGTGATAATATAAATTTTGAAATTAATGATGAAGGAATAGAGGAATATTTAAAAGCACGGATAaccggaaaggaaaaaatttctgaATTGAATAAAGCATATCCATTAAATTTGGGGAAAGGTATTAACTTTGATAATCCCCGGAACCCCTttggagaagaggaagaacctGAAATAAGAAATGAAACTGAATTACGCGAAAAGCTATATTTTGATAGTTTCATGGAAATTCCattatttgaatttttaaataatacaGCAGTGGGCAATTTATctctggaaaaaattaattctttATATGTCCAACAAGGTATTAAATATCTGCCATGCAATAATTTTCTGTTGGAGTATCTTGGTccaaaaaacatatattttaacattgaacaattttttagAGATAATATAGTAACATATTTATCTGAGGATAAATGTGAAATTTGCAATTTTGatgatacaaaaaaaattgttataggacaaaaaaatgaagaaaataataaagaggTTGAAAGATTAACAGAGATAAAAAGAACTAGGGAATTGACTTATGCCGAAAGACAAAAATTAAgatatatcattttttatcatcttAGGAATATGTCGTATGTAGGGAAAAGATTATCTTGTTTTTCTGAAAAACGTATTAAAATTAAGAAAGATATAGCGCTTCTTTTAAAACATTTCTCTTTAcctaaaaattatatatataaggatGTTTCTCTTTTGGCATGTCTACATTATACACTCAGTTATGTTATTTTAATACTTAAGCCATTGAGGGTTAAAgttattggaaaaaatgagataGACCATAGGGAGCTTCATAATACTTCAGGCTTAGTAAATTACTTCATAGCTTTACTGGAGTTTATAGAAACAAATTCACAACTGTGTCAGAAATTCTTTAAGACATATGAAAATACTGGAGGTTTTTACCCACGTTTAAAATCGAGTGAAGACATAGtagaaatttttaattatttaatgATAAAGCGTCAATTATAtagtataatatataatataggtaaatttctttcaaaatttaaatattGTGAAGAACAGGTAGCTTATTATGAGGAGCATATTGTTGGGGAATATGTTAAATTAACCTTTTCATTAGGACGTACATTAAATAAAGCGAGAGAGTTATATAAAAGGTGAATACAAGATATGTGGTTATATATTTAGGATTTAAATACGAATGAAATGatacatgtgtataaatATTTCAATTTCTTTTGTTTGTTGTACATATTACAGAGTAACTTCCTTTatcaaaatattttgaaatgtagaaagaaaagtaatTCTTCTTATATTCTATATTTGTAAGATAAATAAGACAAtttttgtttccctttttttttttttttttttttttttgaaataatGTGAAACGAGCTTGTACATCATATCATAATAAAGAttgttttgaaaaatgttacaacatattttaaaaaatacaataatGTGATGAATATACCTTTGTGGTGATAAATATTGGAAAATggattttaaattttttacagAACTCACTCATTTAGGAAAAATTACccattaatatatatttaaacgAATATTGAGGAATAAttgtgattaaaaaaaatttatgcatGAATGtttgttaagaaaaaaagggaattgtAAATCACACATGCTTGCATCCCTTGTTGGGGATATGGattttttggaaaacaaaaatctacgtggaaaaaaaatttccaagtGTAGATGCTTTAAATATGGTGACGAAATTTACATTCACATCTTGTGTATATTtatcaatatttttaaaaaacttcgcacgtaaattttttaattttgaagAACACTATTGCGATTACATTATACGCAGATTTTTTAAACCAATTTTCCATAATAACGAATTCTTTGAAATGCTTAAAAGGTGATATAAAGGATTGTAAAACGTAGGAATATATCGATTTACCAgagaaaatttacaaatataGTGGTAAATAATTGCGGCATGCTTATGATACAAAtgaatggcaaaaaaaaaaaaaaaaaatggttacaGAGTTACTCCATAAAAGTGATGAAATGGGCCTGTTTTCCCATACCAACAAATAATATCAGTGGAATATTCATGTCCCGATTGaaggaattttaaaaagatacATTATATGAAATAAATACACATATACTAAATAATGAACAACTTTTACACTCACATAAAATGCCCTCATacagtttttaaaaaggaattcctttataaatataaattctATATTCAGTTAAATTGACATGTCTGAAGAAACTGCACATTAAAAAGTGAGGTACATAAAAAGTAGAATGCATTGAAGTTTTACGGATTGTTGTGTTAGGAAGCGTACCATTCATACGTGTGAAATACACGAAAGGGGAGAGAACATTTCTGAAATATCAAAAGGAATTCATATgattatgcattttttttttgtttcgtaTATGTGTCCATAATCGGGATTTCGTTAACACACGTTTCAATTATATAAGACGAAAATGGTGATATTTCATTTAAGAAAGGCAATATATATTCGTTTTACAAATGTGCGCTGAGGAAACAGAAAGAGTGATTAAATAGGGAGAACGACTTTTGTGCACCTAAAATATGTAACACTTCTTTGTACGGATTAACTTGAAAAGGGGGGTTTGCTATCATAATGGGCTTTTTTTCACATAAGACATGACACGTTCAGAGAAAGTGAAAATATTAATCACttagttatcattttatgaTTACCCCGAATCATGATTGAATATTGAGGGGATAACATAgcatatataattatgtTCTTTGTATATTCCAAGAGATATTTATAAACATTATaagttttccattttgcaaaaaatgagaaTTAAAATGAAAGCGTAAAATGCAGCAtaaattgtttaaaaaatactTAGAACAAGAAGTAAagatatgtgtaaaaaaaaaaaaaaaaaaaaaagaaaacatacaGAATCCACTTTAATTAGCATGAAAAGTTTACATTCTTTTGTTCTCACTTTAAATATGGTAAAGGAGGTGGTAAGGCATTTAGTTTTACTAAAATATTCTAAAAGTTCTGGTGCTTGTACCGTTTATGTATGCATAacataaaattatatatgttCACGATCTTTTGAAAGTTGACAATATGATAATCCGGGCGCTAGCCAAATTTAGGTTTAATGTAGGGATTAACCATTGTTCAGTTGTGTATTAAGTTTGACAGAAATGTACTCatttacaaataaaaaaagataatCTTTGTGTACACTAAAGACGGGGAAAATAACTGATGATTGGGTTATTGCAACGATGTGAAAAGTTTTGCCTAAACAAGTTTCACGTATATATTTGAGTTATCTTATTGATTAAAAGTGACCATTTTATTTGTATGGCAGAAAGATATGAACGCGTTAGTAATTacttttatttcattttattaattttcgTCAGAAtctgtttctttttcctttttccattaatCGAGTTCATTGATCTCGAGGATTTCTGGGTTTCCCCCCGCGGTACCAGAGTGAGACATCTCATCGTCTACAGGAAAAAACATGTAATCCGGGTTGACTACTTCCCCTTGATTAAGAGGAACCTGAAAGGGTAAATATGAAAAGGTAAATTGGGcgttatatatgtaatatatacaaatatatataataaacaagcatatgtataaatgtatgcacacattttgcaagaaaaatatgGGATATCCTTCAATCATGCCAAGGAAAGCAATATTCCTTTATTCCTACCCCAACGGATAACATCAATCCCATGTAAATAACAAGAAGAGCAATAGCTAAGACGGGTATGACTCCTGGATTTGCAGTAACCCCATCAGCTAATAGCACATTAGGGAATTCGTTATTAATGGTTTTTAAGGCTTCACTAGCGAAAGAGTTAATATCAACACTCATTTTCAACGGGATACcttttaagcaaaaaaaaaaaaaaaaaaaaaaagaaaaaagcaaattatTATTGATGTtaaatattattaattttttttgtccacatatgtatatatacgtataagaTTATTCTGTGCCATTTGTGTACATGTAAACAATTTAATTCGTAAAAGCGCAGCGTTAGGAATTACTATTTatagcatatatatgtttttatttttgttaccTATAAGAAATTTATATGAATGGTGAAAGAAAATTCTAAAAATCAAAGAATATAAgactgtttttttaaaagtaataaatggagtaaggttggtttaatatttttgagTTTAAATTGGAAAAGGGTATTTAGAAACAAATGATTTATATGtcaatataaagaaaaatacaagtTACAtgtcttttattatttctattttattaaataatGTTTTCTAAATTGAggataaaaacaaaactaaattttttttacaattatttattttgacaTTTGCAAAATTATGTTAAGGCAACAATAAAATGgcaaattaaaatattatacaAGATTGCTTTTAATTGATGCtagaattatatatattttgtatagAACAGTTAACCAGAAGAATACTTCTGCTAAGAGGGTAAATGAAacaaatataataatttttttttttttaaattcaaaatatattatttcgGAACTGCTATAAATTTTGCtattcgtattttttttattattattttattttatttttttttttttttgcgattaATTATAATGCacgaaaaagaataattctCTGGAGGCACAGATTTTGCgatagtaaaaataaaaataaatatttaccATTAAGCATGCAGTTATGTAAggtataattatttttacgttGCAGCAGTAGCGTCATTTTTGAATAGTATTTTGTCAATGTGATTTCAGGATACGTTCGGCTTGCTATGTAACTTTCTTAAGGAATACTCgttttatttataaataaaaagttctTTTCTGCATCACCACAATTTCGATGTCCCTACATGCACAATTTGGTCATTTATTgtttatattaaaaaaattaggaacatgaagaataaaaaaatggaagaaccATGCTCTATTTATGACATGGGAATAAATTAAAGCATTGTAAAAAGACCTGTAAGAATATTCATGAGAAGAGGAGAGcttaaagaaatatatataatattaagTTATATTCATGAGGGAAGAATAATCGGCAACATACAAATGCTAcaaaaagaatgaacaaaaaatggcaacATTAATTTGAAGTGCatgaaaatgtacaaaatttGAGAAGCATGAACAATATGCTAAGTagcagaataaaaaaaggaaaaatgaacttttttAGCTTgtccacaattttttttataactttttattttttatcataagGTTATATATTGGGCATATGTTTTTCGTAacaatgcatttttttttttttttttcttacataaACGGGGGATAAGCAAGTAATTTGAATTGTTCTAAGATATGGAAAGCATATGCCTACATAattaaatatgtatatgtatatatacaactCAAACGCGATGCACTTCAGGTAATTAATCAGCTATGAATGAAACTACGCATTTGATTTCTATCTgcaatttgtaattttttgtcAACTTATAATGATCAGCAGCTAATGGGTAATATATCCATGGCGAAGGTGGACAGTCACATGTTATACctctacatatacatacataactAAGTAAAGGATGTAGTTGTTGACGAACATATGCACAGTTCTGCTGAAATATTTGGTACCGTTTATGCGTCTATTTTACGGGGTAATTTACTAAATTTTATTCCCTTCTGGGATAAGATACCATAATTCTGTGGAATTTCCTTGATGCAACATGCTGAACgcacctttttaaaaaaatttcgttCTTGCAATGTACCCATGTGCCACACTGATGGAGGTTATTTCTTCAAaagatgaatgaaaaaactaTCTATAAGTGTGAAAGTGTAATTTAAATTTGCTTGCAAGTTAGTTTGTTTTGTCGATTCGTTCGTCGTATGCTTAAAAAGTGATATACGGGGCAatgaattggaaaaaaaaatcatacagGGGTATaatttctctattttttgaTACATAATATCATTTTTGAGATTCATAATGATATACTGTTCAACTTTTTTacgcacacaaaaaaatttgcatgtgCTTGTCTGAAAATGTGATTTTTCTTAAGGAACAGAAAAGTTAATGCAGACcacaaccaaaaaaaaaaaaaaaaaaaaaaaaaaaaatgcggtATAATTATTTGATTGCAAAGACAAAAAAGCGTTAAAATGATGAATATgaaaacgaggaaaaaaggataaatttttaaatgttctCACGAAAATGAGGGAAACCGatgaatttttcttaataaagggtaaattattatttctgAATATTGCTGATTAATTTTCATCATATGAATGAAATATTCAGTTCAAACATATATCCTTTTACAGAATAttcaataaaatatatggaaGGTTAACGGGGTCACCACCACTGTGAAAAATAGTACGCTGAGATTAAGCCGCTGAAACGCATTTGTATTGATATATTTCATGCACTGTGTGAGGAAAGTAACTTTTattcataaataaaattgctGCAAAAAATCTTCTCTATTTATTGTTTCATTGAAGAAGGGGAGGGTGACACCCtatataattttcttctcctcatttgtttcctctttttttggggggttcTTCTGTCCTTGAAGAAATAAACGCATTGACGGAGCACGTTGTAATCTGCTACAACATGCTACCCGTAAATGTTGTACAAggtgttttctttttaccaAACAATATTTCGTTTGACATgaacctaaaaaaaaaaaaaaacctttatatatatacatcttatttgcttaaaattttaatgtaTGTGGTCTCTATTCAATTTTTGCACGGAGtgctagttttttttttttaattgaatGTAATGCGCAAAGAAGATTACTAGCGGTTACctttatatgtgcacatatatttaatcaattttttctgAGGGGTTCCCTTAAATGATATTAAaattcattatttattttgaatcttctttttataagaaattatttgtttttttctctcttaattttttcttcattttttagaaGATACTTTCTTAGTCCACTTAAAAGTGGCATGCATATGTGGCAAATGCAGCTGTCACAAAAAGCTCATGCCTTTACCACGCATGTATAGACATATAGAATGTtgtattttaaaaactttAATCTTTTGATTTGTGGTTTTTAAGCATCGTAATTAATTATAAAGGAAGCAAAGAACATGTAGGTGACATCCTATTGCAAACATATTTGttcatacgtatatgtatgcagtGTTAACCACATGTAACCTCAAATTTCATcgataaaatattttgcaacacaaatgaaaatggttaaaatgaagagggaaagaataaaatgaaataaaataaaataaaagaagaactgaaaatgaaaagatgaCAAGAAAGAGTTCCATGTTATAAAATGGACACATTAACAAGTCAACAAATTAACACGTTAGCATTTcgacatttttatattacaaaaaattgttcaacTGCTTCGgcaaacaaagaaaaacCTCCCTTCTATAATTACGCTTGCATGTGCAGTATATGCATACAAATtttgtatcttttttttttttttttttttttttttttctttgcaaagACGTTTCTGTTTTATTTGTAGCtccaaatgaaaataagcaatgtgtacatttttatctttatatttttctttaatattttatttgaaCCACATTTGTGCAATGCTGTCATACAGAGAAATGAATCGCATTTGATCAAGTCTCCCATTGATGAATTAaatagaaagaggaaaaagaaggtgctATATGCAATTATAGGTGTAACGTTAGGCATGCTTGCCGTAGTCGCAGGTGGATTGGGAATGATtcataaaaggaagaagccaTCCATATGGGATGATTTAGGCCAAGATGCTAATGGCATTTTAAACAGCACAATTGCACAGGGAATATGGATggcaaaaatgaacatgactAAGGACACTATGCCCGTGGATAAGTTATTGCCGCAGATGGATgatataagaaaaataataaaacaggAATTGGCACATAGAAGGTTGGATATTGATAAATATGATCCATTACAAATACAAGATTTTTGCAACTTTTCgatttttaatattaaaGAGTCTATGTTGTCATTTCAAAGAAACCTAAGATTAGGAAAATGGTAGACCAGCATGTAACATAAGGTATAATAAACATATTAATGGGTGTGTACAGATGGAACAGGGGTGAAAATACATTTGCTTtaaattaaaaggaaaagaggtattttcaccattttgctCTGATCAGAATGTAcatgtcattttttaatatttcttaAGCAACTCCCTCTCAGCAATATTgagaaaattttgttcttataaataaaaaaaaataacatataaCATTGACAAATGGGCTCTTACATAATTATAGAGGGGAAACACCACCTTTTACCTTGTTGAGCCTCTGTCTACATTAAATCATGTGCAGATTTTCTTTATATCTTATTTTTAGTCATTTGTTTGATTTTTGATTTGTGTTTTATCCGCTATAAACTATGTTTTaaagtttttaattttcttaaatttCCTAATTTATTTCtgacatgtgtgtgtatatgtatataataccGTGTGTTAATGTGTGTATGGATGACGAACTTGAAGTAAAACACGAGGAAATATAAATTCAAATATATTAGAAAGGATTATGTATTATTTGGCATTTAAAAAGCAGTTTATTcgaaaattaaaacaagtCCGCATTATAAAATAgcgttttcgttttttttttttttttttttttttaaacgtaGAATGAGAGGGTGGAAATTAGTGttgtaaatgtaaaaaatgaaaatatataatatcgCATGAGATTTCTCTAAAGTGGGAAAAACTAATGAAaacattttccccctccatTTTGGTGAAACATTCCTTTAACATGACTATATAGGGAAAAGTAATTCTACGGAACTTATGGCATACTAGTAAACCAGTCATGGTATGTGGgagataaaagaaaagacaaaaaaagacgtattttaaaatatttcgaATACGTGGCAATTGTGATATATGCTAGCACTGTTGCTTCACAGTGGCAtaaaaaaggcgaaatggaaaattttctttttttaattgttggcaaaaatgttcaaaataaaattatgttTATATGCTCTTATGAATATCTCTCGTTAACACATTtgtaaagtgaaaaaaagaaaaaaaaaaaaaaaaaaaaaatgtatcatTTGGCTCTGTTGAATGAATTTATGtaataaaatgtaaaagaggtggagaaaatatgttcgtaaagaaaaagttaTAAAATTGAGCTGTTAATTCAGTTAAActgcttttaaaaaaaaattcataattttttaaacacaattttatacacataaaaggaaaaaaaaaaaaaaaaaaaaagtatgaaattgaaatggatataaaaacatatatttaaCAGATCAAATATAAAAACGTTTACTAatgcaaatatatacaaaacGATAAAAGTTGTGCCTAAATAAGACAGATATTGAATCCCAATGTTTAAGCTAcattttacataaaaaatggaaaaaacaaaaggacgGAAAGAATTGAAGAATTCTATGATCGGCAGGATTGTTCACATTGTTAACCCTGTCCAGGATATACATCATATATGTAAAATTACAGTGAACAATTTATAATGATAAACTGTTCATCTGCTAATTTTGTATGGGATAAAAAGTTGTCAGAATGAATAGGAacacatctatacatatactcatctgtacatctacatgtgtgtaaccttttttccagaaaataaaaatttcatttcaAATAATATTAACATATCATTATCTTTAATTAGTTTATCTTGCCTGTGTTCTGATTATAAAGTACAAGACAGACAAAATGCTGATAATACCAGAACGTTGGTTAAAGCAACGTGACCCTAACAATAGGGCACCAATCGCTGGGACATATGCGAATATTACTTAAATTAGGTaggtaaaatattttaaaattcttaTTTACGATAAAATTTGTTTCTCCATTATGTGATTTCACATtgtacctttttatttctgcaTTGTTCTGTTTAATATATCATCATGTACATTCACCATTAATTCGTTTACGTCTCTAAAATATTAATTGCTCTCATCTACAAGAAACCACACGGGGAATATACCTTTTCGTTGAAGAAATggccttttctattttttttttttttttccttttttccttcttttctgtttcttaatttttaatttatgctatttttttactttttttcccttcatttttttgtttcacaCAATGAGTAACATACTCGTGCATCAATTCATGGGTTAACTGACCCCTCATAGCTTTTTTGCCCAATTTGTATAAAGACATATGCTCTTTTTTTACCAAGTATACATTACGATCCATAAGAATATTAAAcgtaaaggagaaaagatcTAATAATCCATAATTCTTTGAACGCGACTTAGGTGATAATCCATTATAAGTGTATGAGTAATGTTTTATaggcttaattttttctttttttttaacttttattggttttttaaattccctTTCGACTACATCGTACTCCTTCACTTCCTTAACTGGGAGCTTTTCTCTAAATCCGTAGGACGCATTTTCAAGTTTTTCATCATATTGCTTTATTCCGTCTTTTACATCTGTTTTTAATTCATAATGTTTTGTGGTATGTGTTTCGATATATTCTACTAAGTCCCCTGCTTCATTTTCCTTGAGGGCACAGACTACAGTTTCTAGAGTTTTTTTGATTGAATCTACATCCGGGGGAATATTTCCTGATATTCCATATTTCTTACCTTGCGTATTAGTATCATTTGGCTTTGCTAGAGTACTTACAGTTCCGTCAGACTGGGCATTTATATTTCCCTTCGTTCCTTGACTACTTGATtgattattattttttggttCCTTTAATTCTGATTCTCCTATTTCTGAATCTGTATGCCCCTTTAATCCATAATCCCTTGTTTCGTCCGGCTTTTCAAATTCTTTTAATCCTGTAGGTGCATCATGTTTTAATTGATTTCCCCCTGCAAGGTGACTTTCATTATATTCTTTTAAGTTATTTGGATTGTTCACTTGTTGGCCTTCATTGGATATGTTACTCTCGTCATATTTCTTTAAATCAGGTTGTTCGTTTTTCAGTTGATAATCTTTTGACATGTTACTACTTTCGTTATATTCTTTTAATTCGGGAAGTTCACTCTTGAAGGGGTTTTCCGCTGTGCCATATGATTCAAAATCTTGGATTTCAAGAGTTAATTTATCGTTTACTCCATGAATAATTCCGTCTAAATTTTCCTTATaaaatttgccttttttcaaatggtaAACTTTagttacatattttttattatcaaaTTCCCCTGTGAGTACATTTATATCATATTCGCCTTTATTTGATGGGAATGGGGCACTTTCATTTggggcatttttttcattctcttGTTGTTCATCAGAAGGTATGTTTTTTAACACAATGCTTTTTGAATCTCTCGGCTTATTTTCTAAATCACTCCttggaacattttttaaaggatATGCTTGCAATTCCGTGTTTTCTTGGCTTCCTGTCAGTCCACTGGACAGTTTATTTTTCAACCTAAGATCACCAGCTTGGCATAATCTTTTACCTACCACTAATCCACTAGGGGGAGTATTTTTGAATGGATAATTATTTGGTttgtttacttcttctttatcaTTTAATTGATTCCGTGTTACTTGCATTGATGAGTGTTCTGGTCTTTTGTTGTCTTTCTGGTTATAGAGTAATTCATTGAGCTTTTGTGCGGTTGCATCATCTTCCTTAGAATAATCCTGCAATTTGGATGCTTCCACTTTTCCTGAAGAATGATTTGCTGGTTTGTTCTTGGCTTTTAATGCGTCAGGGGGGGATCCCTTTGATGAGTTAGTtgtcttttctccttttttattgaCTTCTGAGGAACTAGAAACTTTCTTATTCGGAGAATTGGGCATTgcatcttttttattattggcATTTAGTTTCTTAGGAGGGGATCCCTTTGATGAGTTAGTtgtcttttctccttttttattgaCTTCTGAGGAACTAGAAACTTTCTTATTCGGAGAATTGGGCATTgcatcttttttattattggcATTTAGTTTCTTAGGAGGGGATAACGCTGCAGAACTGTCTACTGATTTCACTCCATCTTTACTAACATTTATGACAGTGGAGCCAGACCCCTTCGGAGACTGAACATTTGATTTGATCGATTTATTATTAACTTTCGATCCTCGCACATGAT is a genomic window containing:
- a CDS encoding KELT protein; this encodes MSFKMEYFYKIVIVLAYIHTYLMQNRCVRKVFLAENEPDSGVKRGDEKGSYDDEIVTRVMNLLSVQTLGKEEEEQEKSEKEDSLEGVEEMGAVGGMEEMGAVGGMEETGAAGWMEEMEVGETSSRKRRLIPRLGYFQLENIKKSKGSSEEEAELEEIQEEAATSSALSSKDAPEEKPEEAKDYEINEFKGVLRECDNINFEINDEGIEEYLKARITGKEKISELNKAYPLNLGKGINFDNPRNPFGEEEEPEIRNETELREKLYFDSFMEIPLFEFLNNTAVGNLSLEKINSLYVQQGIKYLPCNNFLLEYLGPKNIYFNIEQFFRDNIVTYLSEDKCEICNFDDTKKIVIGQKNEENNKEVERLTEIKRTRELTYAERQKLRYIIFYHLRNMSYVGKRLSCFSEKRIKIKKDIALLLKHFSLPKNYIYKDVSLLACLHYTLSYVILILKPLRVKVIGKNEIDHRELHNTSGLVNYFIALLEFIETNSQLCQKFFKTYENTGGFYPRLKSSEDIVEIFNYLMIKRQLYSIIYNIGKFLSKFKYCEEQVAYYEEHIVGEYVKLTFSLGRTLNKARELYKR
- a CDS encoding early transcribed membrane protein, translating into MKISNVYIFIFIFFFNILFEPHLCNAVIQRNESHLIKSPIDELNRKRKKKVLYAIIGVTLGMLAVVAGGLGMIHKRKKPSIWDDLGQDANGILNSTIAQGIWMAKMNMTKDTMPVDKLLPQMDDIRKIIKQELAHRRLDIDKYDPLQIQDFCNFSIFNIKESMLSFQRNLRLGKW